In the Candidatus Micrarchaeia archaeon genome, one interval contains:
- a CDS encoding type II toxin-antitoxin system PemK/MazF family toxin codes for MNGMKSGTQLKFGDIILAEIPFVEINEVKKRPALVLFEEHNNVILMGITSNPLMKGIQITKKEGALTNSIIKLNYIFTIDKNKIIKKLFSLSKNKKDLISREFIKKIK; via the coding sequence ATGAATGGGATGAAATCTGGAACACAGCTTAAATTTGGAGATATAATATTAGCTGAAATACCTTTTGTTGAAATTAATGAAGTTAAAAAAAGACCTGCTTTGGTCCTATTCGAAGAACATAATAATGTAATTTTAATGGGCATAACAAGCAATCCACTAATGAAAGGAATTCAAATAACTAAAAAAGAGGGTGCTTTAACAAACAGCATTATTAAATTAAATTATATATTTACAATTGATAAAAATAAAATTATTAAAAAACTCTTTTCTTTATCTAAAAATAAAAAAGATTTAATTTCTAGAGAATTTATTAAAAAAATAAAATAA